The following proteins come from a genomic window of Streptomyces sp. NBC_00539:
- a CDS encoding FHA domain-containing protein FhaB/FipA: MSELTLTVMRLGFLAVLWLFVIVAVQVIRSDLFGTRVTQRGSRRGGGAGGAPQQTGRPSAPPQQRQRRGAPTKLVVSEGTLTGTTVALSGQTITLGRAHDSTIVLDDDYASSRHARIYPDTDGQWIVEDLGSTNGTYLDRTRLTTPTPIPPGAPIRIGKTVIELRK; this comes from the coding sequence ATGTCAGAGCTGACCCTGACGGTCATGCGGTTGGGTTTCCTGGCCGTTCTGTGGCTGTTCGTCATCGTGGCCGTCCAGGTCATCCGCAGCGACCTCTTCGGAACGAGAGTCACGCAACGCGGCTCCCGCCGCGGCGGCGGCGCAGGCGGTGCCCCGCAGCAGACGGGGCGCCCGAGCGCGCCCCCGCAGCAGCGGCAGCGCCGCGGGGCGCCCACCAAACTCGTCGTGTCCGAGGGCACCCTCACGGGCACCACGGTCGCCCTGTCGGGGCAGACGATCACCCTGGGCCGCGCCCACGACTCCACGATCGTGCTGGACGACGACTACGCGTCCAGCCGTCATGCCAGGATCTACCCCGATACCGACGGCCAGTGGATCGTCGAGGATCTCGGGTCCACCAACGGCACCTATCTCGACCGGACCCGGCTGACCACCCCGACGCCCATCCCGCCGGGCGCCCCGATCCGCATCGGCAAGACCGTCATCGAGCTGCGGAAGTAG
- a CDS encoding DUF2252 domain-containing protein, producing MVAVPAEQAVGAEPATGAGRIPRVAGFAPRVVAGSAKETGRALRARVPRSAHARFEAPAGRPDAVRAVEQSNVGRVAELTPIRVGRMAANPFAFLRGAAGLMAHDLSGGPVTGVGAQICGDAHAANFGLYGDARGRLVIDLNDFDETVFGPWEWDVKRLATSLVLAGRVAGADEDTCRAAALDAVGAYRRTMRLLAKLPALDAWNAIADEELVSHTDARDLLGTLERVSEKARNNTSARFAAKSTEACPDGFRRFVDALPVLRRVGDEEAAAVAAALGPYLNTLQGDRLPLLARYAIHDVAFRVVGTGSVGTRSYVVLLLDHRGEPLVLQVKEARPSVLLPHLPALGFHAPEEEHEGRRVVAGQQRMQVVSDILLGWTTVQGRPYQVRQFRNRKGSVDPAALAPEQIDDYGRMTGALLARAHAHSADPRVLAGYCGKNEELDEAMAAFAVTYADRSEADHAYLVAAVRSGRIAAEFGV from the coding sequence ATGGTGGCGGTACCGGCGGAGCAGGCAGTGGGAGCGGAACCGGCGACGGGAGCCGGACGGATACCGCGGGTCGCCGGATTCGCGCCGCGGGTCGTGGCGGGCTCGGCCAAGGAGACGGGCAGGGCATTGCGGGCACGCGTGCCGCGCTCGGCGCACGCCCGGTTCGAGGCCCCGGCCGGACGACCCGACGCCGTCCGCGCGGTCGAGCAGTCCAACGTCGGACGGGTCGCGGAACTCACGCCGATCCGCGTGGGCCGCATGGCCGCGAACCCCTTCGCCTTCCTTCGGGGCGCGGCCGGTCTGATGGCGCACGACCTGTCCGGCGGCCCGGTGACCGGCGTCGGCGCGCAGATCTGCGGTGACGCGCACGCGGCGAACTTCGGTCTTTACGGGGACGCGCGGGGCCGGCTCGTCATCGACCTGAACGACTTCGACGAGACCGTCTTCGGTCCGTGGGAGTGGGACGTGAAGCGGCTGGCGACCTCGCTGGTGCTGGCCGGCCGGGTGGCGGGGGCGGACGAGGACACCTGCCGGGCGGCAGCCTTGGACGCGGTGGGCGCCTACCGGCGGACGATGCGGCTGCTGGCCAAGCTGCCGGCGCTCGACGCGTGGAACGCCATCGCGGACGAGGAACTGGTCTCGCACACCGATGCCCGGGACCTGCTGGGCACCCTGGAACGGGTCTCGGAGAAGGCCCGTAACAACACCTCGGCCCGGTTCGCCGCCAAGTCGACGGAGGCCTGCCCCGACGGGTTCCGGCGCTTCGTGGACGCCCTTCCGGTCCTGCGCCGGGTCGGCGACGAAGAGGCGGCCGCCGTGGCCGCCGCGCTGGGCCCGTACTTGAACACCCTGCAGGGCGACCGGCTGCCGCTGCTGGCCCGCTATGCCATCCACGACGTGGCGTTCCGCGTGGTGGGTACCGGGAGCGTGGGCACCCGCTCGTACGTGGTGCTGCTGCTGGACCACCGGGGAGAGCCGCTCGTGCTCCAGGTGAAGGAGGCGCGGCCTTCCGTGCTGCTGCCGCACCTGCCCGCGCTGGGCTTCCACGCGCCGGAGGAGGAGCACGAGGGACGCCGCGTGGTGGCCGGACAGCAGCGGATGCAGGTGGTCTCCGACATCCTGCTGGGCTGGACCACCGTGCAGGGGCGCCCGTACCAGGTCCGCCAGTTCCGCAACCGCAAGGGCAGTGTGGATCCGGCGGCGCTCGCCCCCGAGCAGATCGACGACTACGGACGGATGACGGGCGCCCTGCTGGCCCGGGCCCACGCGCACAGCGCCGATCCCAGGGTGCTGGCGGGCTACTGCGGTAAGAACGAGGAGCTGGACGAGGCGATGGCCGCCTTTGCCGTGACCTACGCGGACCGCAGTGAGGCCGACCACGCCTATCTGGTGGCGGCGGTCCGGTCGGGCCGGATCGCGGCCGAGTTCGGCGTCTGA
- a CDS encoding DUF3662 and FHA domain-containing protein, whose translation MGVLKRFEQRLEGLVNGTFAKVFKSEVQPVEIAGALQRECDNNATIWNRERTVVPNDFIVELSSGDYERLSPYSGQLGDELAGLVRDYAKQQRYSFMGPIKVHLEKADDLDTGLYRVRSRTLASSTSQPAGPQGQGQAPQSPQQGGYGYPPVAAPPMPTAPPPGGPAARRGGPGPGPGPGAPGTTRRWIEINGTRHQISRPTLVLGRSTEADVRIDDPGVSRRHCEIRTGTPPTIQDLGSTNGIVVDGQHTTRATLRDGSRIVVGSTTIIYRQAEG comes from the coding sequence ATGGGAGTTCTGAAGCGGTTCGAGCAGCGACTCGAAGGTCTGGTGAACGGCACCTTCGCCAAGGTCTTCAAGTCCGAAGTCCAGCCGGTGGAGATCGCCGGCGCCCTCCAGCGCGAGTGCGACAACAACGCCACCATCTGGAACCGCGAGCGGACCGTCGTCCCCAACGACTTCATCGTGGAGCTCAGCTCCGGCGACTACGAACGCCTGAGCCCCTACTCCGGACAGCTCGGCGACGAGCTCGCGGGCCTCGTCCGCGACTACGCCAAGCAGCAGCGCTACAGCTTCATGGGCCCCATCAAGGTGCACCTGGAGAAGGCCGACGACCTGGACACCGGTCTCTACCGCGTCCGCAGCCGGACCCTCGCCTCCAGCACCTCCCAGCCGGCCGGCCCCCAGGGGCAGGGCCAGGCGCCCCAGAGCCCGCAGCAGGGCGGATACGGGTACCCCCCGGTCGCCGCCCCGCCCATGCCGACCGCCCCGCCGCCCGGCGGTCCCGCCGCGCGCCGCGGCGGTCCCGGGCCGGGGCCGGGACCGGGCGCCCCCGGCACCACGCGCCGCTGGATCGAGATCAACGGCACCCGCCACCAGATCTCGCGCCCCACGCTCGTACTCGGCCGAAGCACCGAGGCCGATGTGCGGATCGACGACCCCGGCGTATCGCGCCGGCACTGTGAGATCCGGACCGGAACGCCCCCGACGATCCAGGATCTCGGGTCCACCAACGGCATCGTGGTGGACGGGCAGCACACCACCCGCGCTACGCTCCGCGACGGCTCGCGGATCGTCGTGGGCAGCACCACCATCATTTACCGGCAAGCCGAAGGGTGA
- a CDS encoding J domain-containing protein: MSEHTEQTVPQESADSGDERPEARLDRAVRAAEQALIEFEIAVETFRVEVENFSRLHHQKLGPMYSRLDELDALIAEAKAARTGDPDDLRRARDARSLVMPMPGVDELFHDWMGSDGISDDASAMLTDRTVRPPERVRPTEEVRRLYRELVRKAHPDLAQDEAERERRDAFISRVNAAYARGEETLLRELAEEWAAGPAPETARPSESEELYARLEWLARRKELLAAVARELEESAIGSMLRMAPDDPDRLLEEIAEQLLAQVSERETELAGLTEGQ, encoded by the coding sequence GTGAGCGAGCACACGGAGCAGACAGTCCCCCAAGAGTCCGCCGACTCCGGCGACGAGCGGCCCGAGGCCCGGCTTGACCGGGCGGTGCGTGCCGCGGAGCAGGCGCTGATCGAGTTCGAGATCGCGGTGGAGACCTTCCGGGTCGAGGTGGAGAACTTCTCCCGGCTGCACCACCAGAAGCTCGGCCCCATGTACTCGCGGCTCGATGAGCTGGACGCGCTGATCGCCGAGGCGAAGGCGGCGCGGACCGGCGATCCCGATGATCTTCGGCGAGCCCGTGATGCGCGGTCACTGGTGATGCCGATGCCCGGGGTCGACGAGTTGTTCCACGACTGGATGGGCTCTGACGGGATCTCCGACGACGCCTCCGCGATGCTCACCGACCGTACGGTGCGGCCGCCGGAGCGAGTGCGTCCGACGGAGGAGGTACGTCGGCTGTACCGCGAGCTGGTCCGCAAGGCGCATCCCGATCTCGCCCAGGACGAAGCCGAGCGGGAACGGCGGGATGCGTTCATCTCCCGGGTCAACGCGGCGTACGCGCGGGGTGAGGAAACCCTGCTGCGCGAGCTGGCGGAGGAATGGGCGGCCGGCCCGGCGCCGGAGACGGCACGGCCGAGCGAGAGCGAGGAGCTCTACGCGCGGCTGGAGTGGCTGGCGCGGCGCAAGGAGCTCCTGGCGGCGGTGGCGCGGGAGCTGGAGGAGAGCGCCATCGGATCGATGCTGCGGATGGCTCCGGACGACCCGGACCGCCTGCTGGAGGAGATCGCGGAGCAGCTGCTGGCCCAGGTCTCCGAGCGTGAGACCGAACTGGCGGGGCTGACCGAGGGGCAGTAG
- a CDS encoding rhodanese-like domain-containing protein, whose protein sequence is MNFGPLPSVGAAEVPSEGFVLDVREDDEWAAGHVEGALHIPMSDFVARFGELTEAIEDGGRVHVMCRVGGRSAQVTQYLVRQGIDAVNVDGGMQAWDGARRPMISESGNPPFVL, encoded by the coding sequence ATGAACTTCGGACCGCTTCCCTCGGTGGGCGCCGCCGAGGTGCCCTCCGAAGGCTTTGTCCTGGACGTCCGTGAGGACGACGAATGGGCGGCCGGGCATGTCGAGGGCGCGCTGCACATCCCCATGAGTGACTTCGTGGCCCGCTTCGGCGAGCTCACCGAGGCCATCGAGGACGGTGGCCGGGTGCACGTGATGTGCCGGGTGGGCGGGCGTTCCGCGCAGGTCACCCAGTACCTCGTCCGTCAGGGCATCGATGCCGTGAACGTCGACGGTGGCATGCAGGCCTGGGACGGCGCCCGCCGCCCAATGATCAGCGAGAGCGGCAACCCGCCCTTCGTGCTCTGA
- a CDS encoding PP2C family protein-serine/threonine phosphatase — translation MSLSLRFAAGSHKGMIREGNEDSGYAGPRLLAIADGMGGQAAGEVASSEVISTLVQLDDDVPGSDILTALSVAVQRANDQLRVMVEEDPQLEGMGTTLTALLWTGQRLGLVHVGDSRAYLLRDGVLTQITQDHTWVQRLVDEGRITEEEATTHPQRSLLMRALGSGDIVEPDLSIREVRPGDRYLICSDGLSGVVSHQTLEETLADYHGPHETVQSLIQLALRGGGPDNITCIVADVLDTDSGDTLAAQLNDTPVVVGAVAENQHQLFDGNAMQTPAGRASGLGRPAAPPAGAFGPPGSGDNPGYGYPDQSQGGGYGSFGDADSGAYDADSGYEDTYDKPRRRRGKGRRWTTRTLILLLVAGVVGGGVYAGHRWTQTQFYVGVKDEHVALYRGISQNLAWIHLSQVETDHPDIELKYLPSFKRKQVEATIGEGSLDGARKKIDELSAQVSACKKDEARRAAEAQNSPTPGPGLTPAEQQLAGQCEKP, via the coding sequence ATGAGTCTGTCCCTGCGGTTCGCCGCCGGATCGCACAAGGGCATGATCCGCGAGGGCAACGAGGACTCCGGTTACGCCGGCCCCCGCCTCCTCGCGATCGCCGACGGCATGGGCGGCCAGGCCGCCGGCGAAGTCGCCAGCTCCGAGGTGATCTCCACCCTCGTGCAGCTCGACGACGACGTCCCGGGCTCCGACATCCTCACCGCCCTCAGCGTCGCCGTGCAGCGCGCCAACGACCAGTTGCGCGTCATGGTCGAGGAAGACCCGCAACTGGAGGGCATGGGCACCACCCTGACCGCCCTCCTGTGGACGGGTCAGCGCCTCGGCCTCGTCCACGTCGGCGACTCCCGTGCCTACCTCCTGCGCGACGGCGTCCTCACGCAGATCACCCAGGACCACACCTGGGTGCAGCGCCTCGTCGACGAGGGCCGCATCACCGAAGAGGAAGCCACCACCCACCCGCAGCGCTCGCTGCTCATGCGGGCCCTGGGCAGCGGCGACATCGTCGAGCCGGACCTGTCCATCCGCGAGGTCCGGCCCGGCGACCGCTACCTCATCTGCTCCGACGGGCTGTCCGGCGTCGTCTCCCACCAGACCCTGGAGGAGACCCTCGCCGACTACCACGGCCCGCACGAGACCGTGCAGTCCCTGATCCAGCTCGCCCTGCGCGGCGGCGGCCCCGACAACATCACCTGCATCGTGGCCGACGTGCTCGACACCGACAGCGGCGACACCCTCGCCGCCCAGCTGAACGACACCCCGGTGGTCGTCGGCGCGGTCGCCGAGAACCAGCACCAGCTCTTCGACGGCAACGCGATGCAGACCCCGGCCGGCCGGGCCTCCGGTCTCGGCCGCCCGGCCGCCCCGCCCGCGGGCGCCTTCGGCCCTCCCGGCAGCGGCGACAACCCCGGCTACGGATACCCCGACCAGAGCCAGGGCGGCGGTTACGGCAGCTTCGGCGACGCCGACAGCGGCGCCTACGACGCCGACTCCGGCTATGAGGACACGTACGACAAGCCCCGCAGGCGGCGCGGCAAAGGGCGCAGGTGGACCACCAGGACCCTGATCCTGCTGCTCGTCGCGGGCGTGGTCGGCGGGGGCGTGTACGCCGGGCACCGCTGGACCCAGACCCAGTTCTACGTCGGCGTCAAGGACGAGCACGTCGCCCTGTACCGGGGCATCAGTCAGAACCTGGCCTGGATCCACCTCTCGCAGGTGGAGACGGACCACCCCGACATCGAACTCAAGTACCTGCCGTCCTTCAAGCGCAAGCAGGTCGAGGCCACGATCGGCGAAGGCAGCCTCGACGGGGCCCGCAAGAAGATCGACGAGCTGAGCGCACAGGTGTCCGCCTGCAAGAAGGACGAAGCCCGCCGCGCCGCCGAGGCGCAGAACAGCCCGACACCCGGCCCCGGCCTGACTCCCGCGGAGCAGCAGCTGGCCGGCCAGTGCGAAAAGCCCTAG
- a CDS encoding acyl-CoA dehydrogenase family protein: MDFTFTEEQQAAVEAAKAVFAGVSPDGVPSPALTPGAVADDFDRPLWARLAGSDLLGLVLAEEHGGAGLDAIALCLVLREAAKVLARVPLLEHCATAMAVQAYGGRELSAALLPGAGRGTLVLTAAAHGRTGHDPAELGVDARSDGSLWVLDGVQTSVPWAQSADWIAVPAHTGEGAAVLALVPRGAEGLTLADQYSTSGERLAHLTLDGVRVPRTHLIGDPAAWDLLHRLLATGTCALALGLGEAVLAMTGQYTGKREQFGFPVATFQAVAVQAADRYIDLRAMEVTLWQAAWRLESAAAGAGGPLPIAGDVAVAKIWASEGVRRVVQTAQHLHGGFGADTDYPLHRYHAWAKQLELQLGPAAAHEEALGDLLAAHPLA; encoded by the coding sequence GTGGACTTCACCTTCACCGAGGAGCAGCAGGCCGCCGTCGAGGCGGCCAAGGCCGTGTTCGCGGGTGTCTCGCCGGACGGTGTCCCGAGCCCCGCGCTCACCCCGGGAGCGGTGGCCGACGACTTCGACCGGCCGCTGTGGGCCCGTCTCGCCGGATCCGACCTGCTGGGCCTGGTCCTGGCCGAGGAACACGGCGGGGCCGGGCTCGACGCCATCGCGCTCTGCCTGGTGCTGCGCGAGGCGGCGAAGGTACTGGCCCGGGTACCGCTGCTGGAGCACTGCGCCACCGCCATGGCGGTCCAGGCATACGGGGGCCGGGAACTGTCCGCCGCCCTGCTGCCCGGAGCAGGCCGCGGAACCCTCGTCCTCACCGCCGCGGCACACGGCCGCACCGGCCACGACCCGGCCGAACTCGGCGTGGACGCCCGGTCCGACGGTTCGCTGTGGGTCCTGGACGGGGTCCAGACCTCCGTCCCCTGGGCGCAGAGCGCCGACTGGATCGCCGTACCCGCCCACACCGGGGAGGGGGCGGCGGTCCTCGCGCTGGTTCCCCGTGGCGCCGAGGGGCTGACCCTCGCGGACCAGTACTCCACCAGCGGCGAGCGGCTCGCCCACCTCACCCTGGACGGGGTGCGGGTGCCCCGCACCCACCTCATCGGCGACCCGGCGGCCTGGGACCTGCTCCACCGGCTGCTGGCGACCGGCACCTGCGCCCTCGCGCTCGGTCTCGGCGAAGCCGTACTCGCCATGACCGGCCAGTACACGGGGAAGCGTGAGCAGTTCGGCTTCCCCGTCGCCACGTTCCAGGCCGTTGCCGTACAGGCGGCGGACCGCTACATCGACCTGCGGGCCATGGAGGTCACCCTCTGGCAGGCGGCCTGGAGGCTGGAGAGCGCGGCAGCGGGCGCGGGGGGCCCGCTGCCGATCGCCGGCGATGTCGCGGTGGCCAAGATCTGGGCCTCCGAGGGCGTACGCCGGGTCGTACAGACCGCCCAGCACCTCCACGGCGGGTTCGGCGCCGACACCGACTACCCGTTGCACCGCTACCACGCCTGGGCCAAGCAGCTGGAACTCCAGCTCGGACCGGCCGCCGCACACGAGGAGGCCCTGGGCGACCTCCTGGCCGCCCACCCCCTCGCCTGA
- a CDS encoding peptidoglycan D,D-transpeptidase FtsI family protein, whose amino-acid sequence MNKPLRRISLFCGLLVLALLIRTNWLQYVQAEELSTRKENRRVQIAQYATERGNIIVQGQPVTGSAVTDGSDFKYKRTYIDGPLWAPVTGYASQAFGSTQLENIDDGILTGNDDRLFFDRTIGMFTGEKKQGGNVVTTLNAAAQKAAYQQLGTKKGAVAAIDPRTGAILALVSTPSYDPSSFAGFSKDDGKAWRQLNDSEDKNLVNRALRETYPPGSTFKVVTAAAALENGAVTDIDAPTDTPEPYILPGTRTPMVNHASGCEKSSLNNALRVSCNSVFANMGDKVGRDKMVDMAQKFGFNSTIDTPVRAFASVYDKTMGRDGNAQSSIGQFNTAATPLQMAMVTAGIANDGKLMKPYMVDQLTAPNLDVIEKHEPQEMSRPLSAANAQKVQKMMVNVVENGTGTMAQIKGVTVGGKTGTAQHGEKNAKRPYAWFISYAKLPDGSSPVAVAVVIEDSAADREDITGGGLAAPVAKAVMEAVLKNNKG is encoded by the coding sequence ATGAACAAGCCCCTGCGCCGCATCTCGCTGTTCTGCGGGCTGCTCGTCCTCGCGCTGCTGATCCGTACGAACTGGCTGCAGTACGTCCAGGCCGAGGAGCTCAGCACCCGCAAGGAAAACCGCCGGGTCCAGATCGCCCAGTACGCCACCGAGCGCGGCAACATCATCGTCCAGGGCCAGCCCGTCACCGGCTCCGCGGTCACCGACGGCAGCGACTTCAAGTACAAGCGGACGTACATCGACGGCCCCCTGTGGGCGCCCGTCACGGGATACGCCTCCCAGGCCTTCGGCTCGACGCAGCTGGAGAACATCGACGACGGCATCCTCACCGGCAACGACGACCGGCTCTTCTTCGACCGCACCATCGGCATGTTCACCGGGGAGAAGAAGCAGGGCGGCAACGTCGTCACCACCCTGAACGCCGCCGCGCAGAAGGCCGCCTACCAGCAGCTCGGCACCAAGAAGGGCGCCGTCGCGGCGATCGACCCGCGCACCGGCGCCATCCTGGCCCTGGTCAGCACCCCGTCCTACGACCCGTCGAGCTTCGCCGGGTTCTCGAAGGACGACGGCAAGGCCTGGCGCCAGCTCAACGACAGCGAGGACAAGAACCTCGTCAACCGAGCCCTGCGCGAGACCTACCCGCCGGGCTCCACCTTCAAGGTCGTCACGGCCGCCGCGGCCCTGGAGAACGGCGCCGTCACGGACATCGACGCACCGACGGACACTCCCGAGCCGTACATCCTGCCGGGCACCAGGACCCCGATGGTCAACCACGCCTCGGGCTGCGAGAAGTCCAGCCTGAACAACGCGCTGCGGGTCTCCTGCAACTCGGTCTTCGCGAACATGGGCGACAAGGTCGGCCGCGACAAGATGGTCGACATGGCCCAGAAGTTCGGGTTCAACAGCACCATCGACACCCCCGTCCGCGCCTTCGCCAGCGTTTACGACAAGACCATGGGCAGGGACGGCAACGCGCAGAGCTCCATCGGCCAGTTCAACACCGCCGCCACCCCGCTGCAGATGGCCATGGTCACCGCGGGCATCGCCAACGACGGCAAGCTGATGAAGCCGTACATGGTCGACCAGCTGACCGCGCCCAACCTCGACGTGATCGAGAAGCACGAGCCGCAGGAAATGAGCCGGCCCCTCTCCGCCGCGAACGCGCAGAAGGTCCAGAAGATGATGGTCAACGTCGTCGAGAACGGCACCGGCACCATGGCCCAGATCAAGGGCGTGACCGTCGGCGGCAAGACCGGCACCGCGCAGCACGGAGAGAAGAACGCCAAGCGTCCCTACGCCTGGTTCATCTCCTACGCCAAGCTGCCCGACGGTTCCTCCCCGGTCGCCGTCGCCGTCGTCATCGAGGACAGCGCCGCCGACCGTGAGGACATCACCGGTGGCGGCCTGGCGGCGCCGGTCGCCAAGGCGGTCATGGAAGCCGTTCTGAAGAACAACAAGGGATGA
- a CDS encoding FtsW/RodA/SpoVE family cell cycle protein, translated as MSVVTNTTTIGAIELPSRRNTELLLLAFAVVIPIFAYANVGLSIHGKLPPGMLTYGLGLGVLAGLAHLVVRRYAKYADPLLLPIATLLNGLGLVIIYRLDQSERLQNLAKRQYGGFTESAPRQMMYTALALALFAVVLLVLKDHRVLQRFTYISMAASLVLLILPVVPGLGADVFGAKIWISVGGFSIQPGEFAKIVIAIFFAGYLMVKRDALALASRRFMGLYLPRGRDLGPILMIWAMSLLVLVFENDLGTSLLFFGMFVIMLYVATERTSWIVIGLLMSVGGAVVVGTTASHVKVRVTAWLDPFACYSKSGACEQVGQSIMSFGSGGVLGTGWGQGNSDLIGFAANSDFIFSTVGEELGLSGVMAFLLLYGLIIERGVRTALAARDPFGKLFAIGLSGAFSLQIFVVAGGVMGLIPLTGMTMPFLASGGSSVLANWVLIAILIRISDTARRPAPAPAPSPDSEMTQVVRPS; from the coding sequence ATGAGCGTTGTCACCAACACGACCACCATCGGCGCCATCGAGCTGCCGAGCCGGCGGAACACCGAGCTCCTGCTGCTCGCCTTCGCCGTGGTCATCCCGATCTTCGCCTACGCCAACGTGGGGCTGTCGATCCACGGCAAGCTGCCCCCGGGCATGCTCACCTACGGGCTCGGCCTCGGCGTGCTCGCCGGTCTCGCGCACCTCGTCGTGCGCCGCTACGCCAAGTACGCCGACCCGTTGCTGCTGCCGATCGCCACGCTGCTCAACGGGCTCGGGCTCGTGATCATCTACCGGCTGGACCAGTCCGAGCGGCTGCAGAACCTCGCCAAGCGCCAGTACGGCGGCTTCACCGAGTCGGCGCCCCGGCAGATGATGTACACGGCCCTCGCGCTCGCCCTGTTCGCGGTCGTGCTGCTGGTCCTCAAGGACCACCGCGTGCTCCAGCGGTTCACGTACATCTCGATGGCCGCCTCGCTGGTCCTGCTGATCCTGCCCGTCGTCCCGGGCCTGGGCGCCGACGTCTTCGGCGCGAAGATCTGGATCAGCGTCGGCGGTTTCTCCATCCAGCCGGGCGAGTTCGCGAAGATCGTGATCGCGATCTTCTTCGCCGGCTACCTGATGGTCAAGCGCGACGCCCTGGCCCTGGCCAGCCGCCGCTTCATGGGCCTCTACCTGCCGCGCGGCCGTGACCTCGGCCCGATCCTGATGATCTGGGCGATGAGCCTGCTCGTCCTCGTCTTCGAGAACGACCTGGGCACCTCGCTGCTCTTCTTCGGCATGTTCGTGATCATGCTGTACGTGGCCACCGAGCGCACCAGCTGGATCGTGATCGGTCTGCTCATGTCGGTCGGCGGCGCCGTCGTCGTCGGCACCACTGCCAGCCACGTCAAGGTCCGCGTCACCGCCTGGCTCGACCCCTTCGCCTGCTACAGCAAGTCCGGCGCCTGCGAGCAGGTCGGCCAGTCGATCATGAGCTTCGGCTCCGGCGGGGTCCTGGGCACCGGCTGGGGACAGGGCAACTCCGACCTGATCGGCTTCGCCGCCAACTCCGACTTCATCTTCTCCACCGTCGGCGAGGAACTCGGCCTCTCCGGCGTCATGGCGTTCCTGCTGCTCTACGGCCTGATCATCGAGCGCGGCGTCCGCACCGCACTCGCCGCCCGCGACCCGTTCGGCAAGCTCTTCGCCATCGGCCTCTCCGGCGCGTTCTCCCTGCAGATCTTCGTCGTCGCCGGCGGAGTCATGGGCCTCATCCCCCTCACCGGCATGACCATGCCCTTCCTCGCCTCCGGCGGTTCCTCCGTCCTCGCGAACTGGGTGCTCATCGCCATCCTCATCCGGATCAGCGACACCGCACGCCGCCCGGCCCCGGCCCCCGCTCCGTCCCCCGACTCCGAGATGACCCAGGTGGTCCGCCCGTCATGA
- a CDS encoding 2Fe-2S iron-sulfur cluster-binding protein translates to MAVPPPSTAQSSPAGAPRPARHGAFHALTVAAVDRLTDDSVALTLRVPEELRAEYRHAPGQHLTLRRSTPEGSEVRRTYSICSPAPGEAGPSSLRVGVRLVEGGEFSTFAHKEIAAGDVLDVMVPAGRFVLDPAAAPAAAHYAAIVGGSGITPVLSIAASLLAARPDARFCLVRADRTAASTMFLEEVADLKDRYPDRFQLVTVLSREEQEAGLPSGRLDEQRLNTLLPALLPVAEVTGWFLCGPYGLVQGAERALKALGVVRGRVHEEVFHVEDTAPQAVVRAPSAAAARGRVTARLDGRSGTWPVQDGESLLDAVLRNRADAPYACKGGVCGTCRAFLVSGEVRMDRNFALEEEETEAGFVLACQSHAVTEDVEIDFDR, encoded by the coding sequence ATGGCCGTGCCGCCGCCGTCGACCGCGCAGTCGTCCCCTGCGGGGGCGCCGCGTCCCGCGCGCCACGGCGCTTTCCACGCCCTCACGGTGGCGGCGGTCGACCGGCTCACCGACGACTCGGTGGCCCTGACCCTGCGGGTGCCCGAGGAGCTGCGGGCCGAGTACCGGCACGCGCCGGGCCAGCACCTGACGCTGCGCCGCAGCACCCCCGAGGGCTCCGAGGTCCGCCGTACCTACTCGATCTGCTCCCCCGCCCCGGGCGAGGCGGGCCCCTCGTCGCTGCGGGTCGGCGTGCGGCTGGTGGAGGGCGGCGAGTTCTCCACGTTCGCGCACAAGGAGATCGCCGCCGGGGACGTCCTCGACGTGATGGTCCCGGCCGGACGGTTCGTCCTGGACCCGGCCGCGGCGCCGGCCGCCGCGCACTACGCGGCGATCGTGGGCGGCAGCGGGATCACCCCGGTGCTGTCGATCGCCGCCTCCCTGCTGGCTGCCCGGCCCGATGCCCGCTTCTGCCTGGTGCGCGCTGACCGCACGGCGGCCTCGACGATGTTCCTGGAGGAGGTGGCCGACCTCAAGGACCGCTACCCCGACCGGTTCCAGCTCGTGACCGTGCTGTCCCGGGAGGAGCAGGAGGCCGGGCTGCCGTCCGGCCGACTGGACGAGCAGCGGCTGAACACCCTGCTGCCGGCGCTGCTGCCCGTCGCGGAGGTGACGGGGTGGTTCCTGTGCGGCCCCTACGGCCTGGTGCAGGGTGCGGAGCGGGCGTTGAAGGCCCTGGGCGTCGTACGGGGCAGGGTCCACGAGGAGGTCTTCCACGTCGAGGACACCGCGCCGCAGGCCGTCGTGCGCGCCCCCTCGGCCGCCGCCGCACGGGGCCGGGTCACCGCCCGTCTCGACGGCCGGTCGGGCACCTGGCCGGTCCAGGACGGGGAGTCGCTGCTGGATGCCGTGCTGCGCAACCGCGCGGACGCCCCGTACGCCTGCAAGGGCGGGGTCTGCGGGACCTGCCGGGCGTTCCTCGTGTCGGGTGAGGTGCGGATGGACCGCAACTTCGCGCTGGAGGAGGAGGAGACGGAGGCCGGGTTCGTGCTGGCCTGCCAGTCCCACGCGGTGACGGAGGACGTGGAGATCGACTTCGACCGCTGA